The sequence below is a genomic window from Rhodococcus sp. 4CII.
GATCTCGTCGGCCTGCGCTACGACCCGCCGTTCGATTTCTTCGTCGGTCACGAGAATGCGCACCGCGTCATCTCCGCCGACTACGTCACCACCGAGTCCGGCACCGGAATCGTCCACCTCGCACCGGCTTTCGGTGAGGAGGACATGGAGTACTGCGCCGCGAACGGGATCGAGATCGTGCTGCCGCTCGACGCGGGCGGCAAGTTCACCGCGATGGTCCCGCCGTACGAGGGTCTCCAGGTGTTCGACGCGAACCCGGTCATCATCAAGGACCTCAAGGCTGCTGGAAAGTTGCTGCGGCACGAGACGATCGAGCACTCGTACCCGCACAGCTGGCGCAGCGGTCAGCCGCTGATCTACATGGCGGTCCCGTCGTGGTTCGTCGCGGTCACCGAATTCCGCGACCGCATGGTGGAACTGAACAAGGACATCACGTGGGTGCCCGAGCACATCCGCGACGGCCAGTTCGGCAAGTGGCTCGAGGGTGCCCGCGACTGGAACATCAGCCGCAACCGGTACTGGGGCAGCCCGATTCCGGTGTGGGTGTCCGACGACCCGGCCTACCCGCGCACCGACGTGTACGGGTCGCTCGACGAACTCGAGCGTGACTTCGGCGTGCGCCCGACCGATCTGCACCGCCCGGTGATCGACGACCTGGTGCGTCCCAACCCGGACGACCCGACCGGCCGGTCGATGATGCGGCGCGTGCCCGAGGTGCTCGACTGCTGGTTCGAGTCGGGGTCGATGCCGTTTGCCCAGGTGCATTATCCGTTCGAGAACCAGGACTGGTTCGAGACGCACTTCCCGGGCGATTTCATCGTCGAGTACAACGGGCAAACCCGCGGCTGGTTCTACAACCTGCACGTACTCGCGACGGCGTTGTTCGACCGGCCGGCGTTCAAGACGGTGGCGGCCCACGGCATCGTGCTGGGTGACGACGGACTGAAGATGAGTAAGTCCAAGGGCAACTACCCGGATGTCAACGAGGTGTTCGACCGTGACGGTTCGGACGCGATGCGGTGGTTCCTCATGTCCTCGCCGATCCTGCGGGGCGGCAACCTGGTCGTCACCGAGCAGGGCATCCGCGACGGTGTGCGGCAGGCGATCCTGCCGCTGTGGAACGCGTGGAGCTTCCTGCAGTTGTACGCGCCGACGCCCGGCGAGTGGCGCACGGATTCGACGAACGTCCTGGACCGGTACATCCTCGCGAAGCTGGCCGGAACGCGGGACGTCATCACCGAGGCGCTGGAGACCACCGACATCGCCGGAGCCTGCGACGAATTGCGCGCGTTCTGCGACGCGTTGACGAACTGGTATGTGCGACGGTCGCGTTCGCGCTTCTGGGACGAGGACAAGGACGCCGTCGACACGCTGCACACGGTGCTCGAGGTGGTCACCCGGCTCGCCGCTCCGCTGCTGCCGCTGATCAGCGAGGTGATCTGGCGGGGCCTGACCGGCGGACGGTCCGTGCATCTCGCGGACTGGCCGGCGGGCGCCGAGTCTGCCGAGCGAGCAGGAGTAGCTGCGGGTGAACTGCCGGCGGATGCGGAGTTGGTGTCGGCGATGGACGAGGTCCGGTCGGTGTGTTCGACCGTCCTGGGATTGCGCAAGGCGCAGAATCTCCGGGTGCGGCTGCCGCTGCCCGAGGTGACCGTCGCATCCGAGGACGCGGAGCGGTTGCGGCCGTACCTCGGCCTCATCGCCGACGAGGTCAACGTCAAGAAGGTCGACCTGACCACGGACGTGGACGCGCACGGGCGGTTCGAACTCGTCGTCAACGCGCGGGCCGCGGGGCCGCGCCTCGGCAAGGACGTGCAGACCGTTATCAAGGCCGTCAAGGCCGGGGACTGGTCGGAGAATGCGGAGGGCGTCGTCGTCGCGGCCGGAATCGAGTTGCTGCCGGAGGAGTACACGCAGCGGCTCGTGGCCGCCGAACCGGAGTCGACGGCGGCCCTGCCCGAGGGTGCCGGTCTGGTCGTCCTCGACTCGGCCGTGACGGAGGAACTCGAGGCCGAGGGGTGGGCGAAGGACCGGATCCGCGAGTTGCAGGACGCGCGCCGCGCCGCCGGGCTGGAGGTGTCGGATCGCATCACGGTCGTCCTCGACGTTCCGGCCGAGCGCCGGGACT
It includes:
- the ileS gene encoding isoleucine--tRNA ligase; this translates as MTDTSNVTSSNQSYPKVDYGVAQDAGVRFPEIEQRVLAGWDEDDTFRASVAQRDDAPEFVFYDGPPFANGLPHYGHLLTGYVKDLVPRFQTMRGKKVERRFGWDTHGLPAELEAEKQLGIKTGDIGEMGIARFNDYCRQSVLRYTEEWRDYVTRQARWVDFDNDYKTLDLDFMESVMWAFKQLWDKGLVYQGFRVLPYSWYEQTPLSNQESKLDDAYKMRQDPAVTVDMPLHGEGPLDGANAIIWTTTPWTLPSNLAVAVHPDIDYVQVAAADGKRYVLAKDRLGHYARELGESPEVLSEHKGADLVGLRYDPPFDFFVGHENAHRVISADYVTTESGTGIVHLAPAFGEEDMEYCAANGIEIVLPLDAGGKFTAMVPPYEGLQVFDANPVIIKDLKAAGKLLRHETIEHSYPHSWRSGQPLIYMAVPSWFVAVTEFRDRMVELNKDITWVPEHIRDGQFGKWLEGARDWNISRNRYWGSPIPVWVSDDPAYPRTDVYGSLDELERDFGVRPTDLHRPVIDDLVRPNPDDPTGRSMMRRVPEVLDCWFESGSMPFAQVHYPFENQDWFETHFPGDFIVEYNGQTRGWFYNLHVLATALFDRPAFKTVAAHGIVLGDDGLKMSKSKGNYPDVNEVFDRDGSDAMRWFLMSSPILRGGNLVVTEQGIRDGVRQAILPLWNAWSFLQLYAPTPGEWRTDSTNVLDRYILAKLAGTRDVITEALETTDIAGACDELRAFCDALTNWYVRRSRSRFWDEDKDAVDTLHTVLEVVTRLAAPLLPLISEVIWRGLTGGRSVHLADWPAGAESAERAGVAAGELPADAELVSAMDEVRSVCSTVLGLRKAQNLRVRLPLPEVTVASEDAERLRPYLGLIADEVNVKKVDLTTDVDAHGRFELVVNARAAGPRLGKDVQTVIKAVKAGDWSENAEGVVVAAGIELLPEEYTQRLVAAEPESTAALPEGAGLVVLDSAVTEELEAEGWAKDRIRELQDARRAAGLEVSDRITVVLDVPAERRDWALAHRELIAGEILAVELELADAPGDAVELGEGVRAAIAKA